CAATTGGTTGTGGATGCGGACAAGTTGACCTGCAAAGACAGCAAAACATTCCTGCCTTCTATACTCATCGCGACCATGCTGAAAAAAGAAATCAGGAAGGAATTATCCAAGGACAAAGCGGAATAGAGTTTTTCGTTCTGGGAAGCTGGGAGGAGAACCTTCCAGCTTACTCAAGAATAGGATGTTATGGTTATTTGGATTCGCTTAGATCTTTAGGCAAATCGAATTTGAGTTAATGCCCGGAGAACCGCCAAATTACAATTTCAGTTCGAAGCTTTCAGAAGCTTTCGTCGACGGAAACAGCCGAGGGCGCCCAGCAAACTTCCCCCCGCGAGGAGAACAGAAACCGGTTCAGGAACGGGAGTGACCGGAACCAACTCCACGTTGCTGCCGTTGGTGATAAATGTACCACCGGTAGTGAAGCCCGAGAAGGCAACGGACGAAAGGAACGTGGACAGCGAAGAGTTCGCGGAACTCGCACTGCTGTAGCCCGTGAAGATCAACTCTCCGGAAGTTCCCGAGGAGCCTGCCGAACCGGTCCAGCCGGTGATCGACAAGGCTCCCGAGCCCGTAACAGTAGTGAATGTCAAGGTGTGGGAGCCGGTACCCAATGCGATCGTGGAAGCAGCACTGACAGTCAAGGCCCCGAGATTGTCGCTAAAGCCCGCCGTGGCACCGCTACTCAGTGTTCCGCCGTTGAGAGTGAGCCCACCGGCCGAGGGGACGGCATTGGCAATACCCAACTGGAGTACACCCCCCGAGATGGTGGTTCCACCTGTGTAAGTATTTGCTTTGGTCAATATCAGAGTGCCGGTGTTACCCGAAGCCAGGTTCAAGGCGATGTTATTGGTACCGACCACCACCCCAGAGGTGCCACTGTTCACCAGACCGATAAGACCACCGAAGGTCGTGCTGGCCGAACCGTTGATGGTTAACGTGACCACGCTCGATTGCGAATTGGTAATACCGGTCGCCGCACCGATCACAGCTCCATTAGAGGTGTTGGTAGCGAGCGAAGCAATCGTAACCGAGTTTCCGTTGAGATCCAACGGTGCGATCCCGTTCGTGCTGGAAACGAAATTCCCGAAAACCAAGGCTGTGGTGGAAGGCAGGGCGGTGCTGGACCCCAGGAGCAGTGCACCAGAAGTACCGGTCAAGTCAATCACGGTTTTGCCTGTATAGGTATTGTTCCCCGACAGCAAAACTTCCCCGGCACCGCCCCCGGCCGTTAAGCTGTTGGTAATGTACACATCACCGCTACCAGAAATATTTCCGCTAATAATCAGGGCGTCGTTCGTCGCAAAGGAGCTTGCCGCGGCGGAGGGCTTGGTGGCACCAAAAGCGATCTGAAAACTGGACAGATTATTGGGATTCAGAACGAGATTATTCGCAATGGTGGAGTGCAAAACACCCGAAGTCGGCTTAGGTACTGTTAAGACCGTGCCGCTGGTGGCAATTGTGATCGCGCCTGTTCCGGTGATCGAATTGGCATTACCGAGGGTCAAAGTCAAATTTTCACCCGATAGCGTTAAACCGCTATTAAAGGTGTTCGCACCATTCAGCGTGTAAGTTACTGCGGTGGCGGCATTCCCCGAGGTTAATGC
The genomic region above belongs to Telmatocola sphagniphila and contains:
- a CDS encoding beta strand repeat-containing protein, which translates into the protein MIFRSKRLNLIRGFCASAAIFLLPQTSFAQLQWGASGGGGSGTWDGSTADWYNGSTATTWNSTIASFGGTAGTVTMNSSLSAAGLVFTTSGYILSGTGTLTLTGTPSLSINVSSGTSATETINFNLSSASAVTFNANSGSTVTAIGYVLGGTNTWGGQVSFLSGSALTSGNAATAVTYTLNGANTFNSGLTLSGENLTLTLGNANSITGTGAITIATSGTVLTVPKPTSGVLHSTIANNLVLNPNNLSSFQIAFGATKPSAAASSFATNDALIISGNISGSGDVYITNSLTAGGGAGEVLLSGNNTYTGKTVIDLTGTSGALLLGSSTALPSTTALVFGNFVSSTNGIAPLDLNGNSVTIASLATNTSNGAVIGAATGITNSQSSVVTLTINGSASTTFGGLIGLVNSGTSGVVVGTNNIALNLASGNTGTLILTKANTYTGGTTISGGVLQLGIANAVPSAGGLTLNGGTLSSGATAGFSDNLGALTVSAASTIALGTGSHTLTFTTVTGSGALSITGWTGSAGSSGTSGELIFTGYSSASSANSSLSTFLSSVAFSGFTTGGTFITNGSNVELVPVTPVPEPVSVLLAGGSLLGALGCFRRRKLLKASN